One Lachancea thermotolerans CBS 6340 chromosome F complete sequence DNA window includes the following coding sequences:
- the PRS5 gene encoding ribose phosphate diphosphokinase subunit PRS5 (similar to uniprot|Q12265 Saccharomyces cerevisiae YOL061W PRS5 5-phospho-ribosyl-1(alpha)- pyrophosphate synthetase involved in nucleotide histidine and tryptophan biosynthesis one of a five related enzymes which are active as heteromultimeric complexes), with the protein MNNILVFGGSSHPSLVNEICANLGIKASETKLGKFSNGETSISIGESVREKDVYVIQSGCGHVNDNFMELLILLNACKTASASRVTAVMPYFCYSRQPDIPYTAKGAPLISKPKESYTFESFPGTPVPSVLTTLKPASPTGPDALNEVIEIQESTTQVLEQPTPRKLDDGDVHKSPSFSRIPMVPEGKDNSTEVGWLFNANNAGYKLWVAQSGTLIANLLTTAGADHVITMDLHDAQFQGFFDIPVDNLYCKPLAQNYIQYNIPDYKEAVIVSPDAGGAKRAASIADALELSFALIHKEKRSQLPKGPPDASLTSGGGASISNKPLISTPSSLALSSQDIKYSSSKYIQTTMLVGDVRNKTCIIVDDLVDTSYTITRAAKLLKDQGATKVYAMITHGVFSGDALNRVAQSAIDKIIVTNTVPQEKTVKYLGRDRVHVLDVSRIFGESIRRIHNGESISMLFEYGW; encoded by the coding sequence ATGAATAACATATTGGTCTTTGGTGGCAGTTCACACCCTTCCCTGGTCAATGAGATCTGCGCCAACCTGGGTATCAAAGCCTCGGAAACTAAACTGGGCAAATTTTCCAATGGAGAGACCAGTATAAGCATTGGCGAATCTGTGCGCGAAAAGGACGTCTATGTCATTCAGAGTGGATGCGGGCACGTCAACGACAACTTCATGGAGCTATTAATACTTCTTAACGCCTGCAAAACCGCTTCAGCTAGTCGCGTCACTGCGGTGATGCCATACTTCTGCTATTCACGCCAACCAGATATCCCCTACACGGCCAAAGGCGCACCTTTGATCTCGAAGCCAAAGGAAAGCTAcacttttgaaagcttcCCTGGCACACCAGTTCCTTCTGTCCTCACAACACTGAAGCCTGCATCACCAACCGGCCCAGATGCTCTCAACGAAGTGATTGAAATACAAGAAAGTACGACCCAAGTCCTTGAACAACCCACTCCCCGCAAACTCGACGACGGTGATGTACACAAATCCCCATCTTTCTCTCGTATTCCAATGGTCCCAGAAGGCAAGGACAACAGCACTGAAGTTGGGTGGCTTTTCAACGCAAACAACGCCGGGTACAAACTGTGGGTGGCACAATCCGGCACTCTGATCGCCAACCTGTTAACGACCGCCGGTGCCGACCACGTCATTACCATGGACCTGCACGACGCCCAGTTCCAGGGTTTTTTTGACATTCCAGTTGATAACTTGTATTGCAAGCCACTTGCTCAAAACTATATCCAGTACAATATACCAGACTACAAAGAGGCCGTCATAGTTTCTCCCGATGCAGGCGGTGCCAAGCGCGCGGCTTCTATTGCGGACGCGCTGGAACTCTCTTTCGCGTTAATACACAAGGAGAAGAGGTCTCAGCTTCCAAAAGGCCCCCCTGATGCCAGTCTAACTTCTGGTGGTGGTGCATCGATCTCGAACAAACCCTTAATTTCGACCCCCTCTTCCCTCGCCTTAAGTTCCCAGGATATAAAATACTCCTCATCCAAGTACATTCAGACCACTATGCTAGTTGGTGACGTGCGCAACAAAACTTGCATTATAGTCGATGATTTGGTTGACACCTCTTACACGATTACTAGAGctgcaaagcttttgaaagatcaGGGTGCGACAAAGGTATATGCCATGATCACTCACGGTGTCTTCTCGGGTGACGCTTTGAATAGGGTAGCACAGAGCGCTATTGACAAAATTATCGTAACCAATACCGTGCCACAGGAAAAAAC
- the APM4 gene encoding Apm4p (similar to uniprot|Q99186 Saccharomyces cerevisiae YOL062C APM4 Clathrin associated protein medium subunit), whose translation MLSALFIFSLRGELLISKHVRSSVPKSMSEIFRIQVINNLDVRSPVLTLGSTTFHHVKSPGNLWIVAVSRSNADSAAIWEFLYKLSALLEAFGLHSENELKEDFMTCYELLDIVLEDGVPVDTELSSVASKMSVKPSASAERINTFIESGNGGTNRILPVAQFLRARSSSSNLHDSHSKVPSNIPWRMNGIKYKKNEVFLNVNERISILVSKDGSILKSYVDGTVEATTHLSGMPVCRFGLNDSLSVSTPFGDNESPTTNKKAIPKAAAGSVMLEDCKFHQCVQLDKFQSERTINFIPPDGSFELMKYHVRENLNLPFKITPVVTLFKANSIDYRVTIKSLFPSKLTAKDVQLRIPVPPETVDCHISTSNGRCKFVPEESAIIWKFSKYQGLTENSLSATAVPMKDSALNIDQWSKPPMSLKFEIVMFSNSGLVVRFFDVSEGDRNYKMVKWIKYLSKSGAYEVRY comes from the coding sequence ATGCTGAGCGCGCTTTTCATATTCTCCTTGCGAGGGGAGCTCCTGATATCGAAGCACGTTAGGAGCTCCGTGCCGAAGTCAATGTCTGAGATCTTTAGGATTCAAGTCATCAATAATTTAGACGTGCGTTCTCCGGTACTAACCCTTGGATCTACCACCTTCCATCATGTGAAGTCCCCAGGGAATTTATGGATAGTTGCGGTAAGCCGATCTAATGCAGACAGTGCGGCGATCTGGGAGTTTCTGTACAAGCTCAGCGCACTTTTGGAAGCATTCGGCCTTCACTCCGAAAACGAACTCAAGGAAGATTTCATGACATGCTACGAGCTATTAGATATTGTGCTCGAAGACGGGGTACCTGTCGATACGGAATTGAGCAGTGTTGCGTCGAAGATGTCGGTGAAGCCTTCGGCGTCTGCAGAGAGAATCAACACGTTCATTGAGAGCGGGAACGGCGGAACCAACCGTATCCTCCCGGTCGcgcaatttttgagagcaagatcaagcagcagcaacctGCATGACTCTCATAGTAAGGTTCCGTCGAACATCCCTTGGAGGATGAATGGTATCAAGtacaagaaaaatgaggtTTTTCTGAACGTTAATGAGCGCATTAGCATTcttgtttcaaaagacgGTTCGATCTTGAAATCGTATGTGGATGGTACTGTTGAAGCGACGACCCACTTAAGCGGTATGCCGGTCTGTCGCTTTGGCCTCAATGACTCGCTGTCCGTTAGCACGCCCTTTGGCGATAACGAGTCTCCGACAACTAATAAAAAAGCCATACCTAAAGCAGCCGCTGGCAGCGTTATGCTCGAGGACTGTAAATTTCATCAATGTGTACAGCTTGACAAATTCCAATCCGAGCGAACCATAAACTTCATACCGCCTGACGGCTCATTCGAGCTCATGAAATATCACGTACGCgagaacttgaacttgccATTCAAAATCACACCCGTCGTGACTTTGTTCAAAGCTAACTCAATCGACTACAGGGTAACTATCAAATCCCTCTTCCCCAGCAAGCTGACTGCCAAGGATGTGCAACTACGCATACCGGTTCCCCCCGAGACTGTTGACTGTCACATTAGCACATCCAATGGCAGATGCAAGTTTGTGCCTGAGGAAAGCGCCATCATCTGGAAATTCAGCAAATACCAGGGGCTGACCGAGAATAGCCTTTCGGCAACGGCAGTGCCTATGAAGGACTCTGCGCTGAATATTGACCAATGGTCCAAGCCGCCAATGTCACTgaagtttgaaattgttATGTTCAGCAACTCCGGATTAGTTGTTCGcttctttgatgtttcTGAAGGAGACCGAAACTACAAAATGGTGAAATGGATCAAGTACCTTTCGAAGTCGGGAGCGTACGAGGTCAGGTATTAA